A genomic region of Desulfosarcina ovata subsp. ovata contains the following coding sequences:
- a CDS encoding thioesterase family protein — protein MSEIDLSGLKIGMENTLSIIVSDENSAEAVGYKGMPVLGTPHLVGVMETACIFVHEFLPENHLTVGISNNMKHLSASPIGATIVAKAQLTAIEGRKLTYHIEVHDSVEKVAEGTHIRFIVDSKKFFANLEKKKHKLGLL, from the coding sequence ATGAGCGAAATCGACCTTTCAGGATTGAAAATTGGAATGGAAAACACGCTAAGCATCATTGTCTCGGACGAAAACAGCGCCGAAGCTGTCGGTTACAAAGGGATGCCAGTTTTAGGCACACCTCACCTTGTTGGAGTTATGGAGACCGCTTGTATATTCGTCCATGAATTTCTGCCTGAAAACCACCTAACGGTCGGAATATCCAATAATATGAAACATCTGTCAGCGTCGCCCATCGGGGCAACAATTGTAGCAAAAGCACAATTAACTGCCATAGAAGGAAGGAAACTGACCTACCATATAGAAGTCCACGACTCCGTTGAAAAGGTAGCCGAGGGCACTCACATACGATTTATTGTTGACTCCAAGAAATTTTTTGCAAATCTTGAAAAAAAGAAACACAAGCTTGGTCTTCTTTAA
- a CDS encoding LEPR-XLL domain-containing protein, with the protein MERMLKKSKRSYFSGFGAKAKASRERAKQLSRYQVEPLEQRIFLSGDPVLGSDQAMLFQDVTDASLVFDDTSEAFDQLTGQVQAELTLQSAEQEPEFQTNGMLCDLLFYSGYVPGTVDEEGNELTDTFDSYVDYNGDGDVTLYGGSGTDDFTTGSGDDLIYTGGLYTYNHVVFADEVVEEEESTSLTDVLDSVNDIVNDALGIEEEEEEATVITFAHTESVLLPSRAPLRKLMTFPT; encoded by the coding sequence ATGGAACGGATGTTAAAAAAAAGCAAGCGGTCATACTTTTCAGGGTTTGGTGCCAAGGCCAAGGCTAGTCGAGAGCGTGCAAAACAACTCAGTCGTTATCAAGTCGAGCCGTTGGAACAACGCATTTTCCTTTCCGGTGATCCGGTGCTGGGGAGTGACCAGGCAATGTTGTTTCAGGATGTGACTGACGCTTCGCTGGTGTTTGATGATACCAGCGAAGCTTTTGACCAGCTTACCGGTCAGGTTCAGGCCGAGTTGACCCTGCAAAGCGCGGAGCAGGAACCGGAATTTCAAACAAATGGGATGCTTTGTGATCTGCTCTTCTACAGCGGTTATGTACCGGGAACAGTGGATGAAGAGGGCAATGAGCTGACTGATACCTTCGACAGCTATGTCGATTACAACGGTGACGGGGACGTCACCCTCTACGGCGGGAGCGGCACCGACGACTTCACTACCGGCAGCGGCGATGACCTCATTTATACCGGAGGGTTATACACTTATAACCATGTTGTCTTTGCGGATGAAGTAGTAGAAGAAGAAGAGTCCACCAGCCTCACCGATGTTCTCGACAGTGTCAACGATATTGTCAATGATGCTCTGGGCATCGAAGAGGAAGAAGAGGAGGCCACCGTCATCACCTTTGCTCATACCGAATCAGTATTGTTGCCGAGCAGGGCACCATTACGGAAGTTAATGACATTTCCTACCTGA
- a CDS encoding glutamate synthase — MCRLIAITSKDYLSPQTAANGLAVMSEGYDGSGVGILLRDIGGPFANMKNIPVLSGVFSSAGLKRLDRFMMDLGFTTKYKVTFKTNGTRPAGIPHRDIYLVRAYDYPTDWEDYTDDQRLRELMPIRLKLRQMGEAQKDMVVFSFWPDTIMIKEVGDPVAVAEYLQLDRRDLTARVIMLQGRQNTNHEIDLYACHPFFLEGYATMTNGENTAFIQNREFLMSRGFAGYRGYMSDSEVFTHSLHYFISYLGLGLECYKHGVTPLTDNAICKHPNHAFLRHLKHTCRNLIIDGPNCVIGCLPDTTLFMVQDRKKLRPGVIGGTDGIFVFSSEICGLDAVIPHRDKKKDFQPMHLDTAIVGPQRRRVNLICQSDPLLAN, encoded by the coding sequence ATGTGCCGATTGATTGCCATAACAAGCAAAGACTATCTGTCTCCCCAGACGGCCGCCAATGGTCTCGCCGTCATGAGCGAGGGATATGACGGTTCGGGAGTGGGCATCCTGCTGCGGGACATCGGCGGCCCCTTTGCGAACATGAAGAACATTCCTGTGCTTTCCGGCGTTTTTTCTTCGGCGGGCCTCAAGCGCCTGGACCGGTTCATGATGGACCTTGGGTTCACCACCAAATATAAAGTCACGTTCAAGACAAATGGGACGCGGCCGGCGGGCATTCCCCATCGGGATATCTATCTGGTGCGGGCATACGATTACCCAACGGACTGGGAAGATTACACCGACGACCAACGCCTTCGGGAACTGATGCCGATTCGTCTGAAATTAAGGCAAATGGGCGAGGCTCAGAAGGACATGGTCGTCTTTTCCTTCTGGCCGGATACGATCATGATCAAGGAGGTCGGAGACCCAGTTGCCGTGGCCGAGTACCTTCAACTGGATCGCAGGGATCTGACGGCACGGGTAATCATGCTTCAAGGCCGTCAGAACACCAACCATGAGATCGACCTCTACGCCTGCCACCCCTTCTTCCTGGAAGGGTATGCGACCATGACCAACGGAGAGAACACGGCATTCATCCAGAACCGGGAATTTCTCATGTCACGAGGGTTCGCCGGATATCGTGGCTATATGTCGGATTCGGAAGTGTTTACCCATAGCCTGCACTATTTTATATCGTACCTGGGGTTGGGGTTGGAGTGCTACAAACACGGAGTCACACCACTGACCGACAATGCGATCTGCAAACACCCGAACCACGCATTTCTCAGACACCTCAAACACACATGCCGCAATTTGATCATCGATGGCCCCAACTGCGTTATCGGCTGTCTCCCCGACACGACGCTTTTCATGGTCCAAGACCGCAAGAAACTCAGACCCGGCGTTATCGGCGGTACCGATGGGATTTTTGTCTTTTCTTCCGAAATTTGCGGGCTTGACGCAGTCATCCCCCACCGTGACAAGAAAAAGGATTTCCAGCCGATGCACCTCGACACCGCCATTGTCGGTCCCCAGCGGCGCAGGGTGAATTTGATCTGTCAGTCAGATCCGCTGCTGGCCAACTGA
- a CDS encoding GAF and ANTAR domain-containing protein, with amino-acid sequence MEKRDQTTYDNYIKALMDISRAITSDLFLEDLLKLIVLVTAKVTGVEICSLWLIDENEKRPKIRLKATQALDPEYVKDRSLDLDEGVVGYVVTNKRPIAINDVLRNPRFKEKEMARKLGLVSMVGVPLKLKDEKIIGVLNCFTSAPHAFSNTEINLLSAVANQAALAILNTELMVKTKVIQEELETRKMVERAKEILMHRRSMKGDQAFRWIQKRSMNSRKPIRHIAEAVILAEDIALD; translated from the coding sequence ATGGAAAAAAGAGATCAGACCACCTACGACAATTACATCAAGGCCCTGATGGACATCAGCCGGGCGATTACCTCAGACCTTTTTCTCGAGGATCTGCTCAAGCTTATCGTCCTGGTCACGGCCAAGGTGACCGGCGTGGAAATCTGTTCGCTGTGGTTGATCGACGAAAACGAGAAGCGCCCCAAAATAAGGCTGAAGGCTACCCAGGCGCTTGATCCAGAATATGTCAAGGACCGTTCGCTCGATCTCGATGAAGGGGTGGTCGGCTATGTCGTCACCAACAAACGCCCCATTGCCATCAACGATGTCCTTCGCAATCCGAGGTTCAAAGAGAAGGAAATGGCCCGCAAGCTTGGCCTGGTGTCAATGGTCGGTGTCCCTCTGAAACTCAAGGACGAAAAGATTATCGGCGTCCTCAACTGCTTCACGTCGGCACCCCATGCCTTCTCCAACACGGAAATCAATCTTCTTTCGGCGGTTGCCAACCAGGCCGCCCTGGCGATCCTCAACACGGAACTGATGGTCAAGACAAAGGTGATCCAGGAGGAGTTGGAAACTCGCAAGATGGTTGAGCGGGCCAAGGAAATTCTCATGCATCGCCGGAGCATGAAAGGCGATCAAGCCTTTCGCTGGATCCAGAAACGAAGCATGAATTCACGCAAACCGATCCGCCACATCGCCGAAGCCGTCATTCTGGCCGAAGACATTGCCTTGGATTGA
- a CDS encoding glutamate synthase-related protein, with amino-acid sequence MTLRFTKNNDALGTLNRGNPTESSLCTLCRADCKGKCETWLSSLVGRKLLYPRSYGIVTSGADNTTHVGVAYNSLRIQGYAYGAQGLPGGMTDNADDCIFPNVSLETEFGNTVKTKARIPLMTGALGSTFVAQKYWDSFAIGGALVGIPVVIGENVVGVDRESEIGKGPERKGKIMKAPELERRIESYFRYFNGYGAIIVQLNVEDTRNGVAEFVADKYGDKVIIELKWGQGAKDIGGEIQVTSLDYAVFLKERGYVVDPDPTIPEVQEAFENGSIKSFARHSRLGGTNLASVRQVREDFMNSVEYLRGLGFTRITLKTGSYGMEELAMAIKFATDAGLDLLTIDGSGGGTGMSPWNMMQSWGVPSITLHSKAYEYASILAAKGLKVVDMSFAGGFALEDSIFKGLALGAPFTKLICMGRGIMIPGFVGSNIEGALFEERRAEVNGHWNELPKTVLQVGSSAKEIFSCYFDVEKIVGRDEMKNVPYGAIAFYTLADKLYCGMQQLLAGARKFSVTQLTREDIFAGNRETAKETGIRHMADANDESAKKILNS; translated from the coding sequence ATGACATTGAGATTCACGAAGAACAATGACGCGCTGGGGACCCTCAACCGTGGAAATCCCACTGAATCAAGCCTGTGTACCCTTTGCCGGGCCGACTGCAAGGGAAAATGCGAAACCTGGTTGTCCAGCCTGGTGGGCCGCAAGCTGCTCTACCCGCGCAGCTACGGCATCGTCACTTCAGGTGCCGACAACACGACCCATGTTGGTGTGGCCTACAATTCGCTGCGTATTCAGGGGTATGCTTACGGTGCTCAGGGATTGCCCGGAGGAATGACCGACAACGCCGACGACTGCATTTTTCCCAACGTTTCCCTGGAGACCGAATTCGGTAACACCGTTAAAACCAAGGCCCGTATCCCGCTGATGACCGGTGCCTTGGGGTCCACCTTCGTGGCCCAGAAATACTGGGACTCCTTTGCCATCGGTGGTGCCCTGGTGGGCATCCCCGTGGTGATCGGCGAAAACGTGGTGGGTGTCGACCGCGAATCCGAGATCGGAAAGGGGCCGGAGAGAAAAGGCAAGATCATGAAAGCCCCTGAGTTGGAGCGCCGTATCGAAAGCTACTTCCGCTACTTCAACGGCTACGGTGCCATCATCGTTCAGCTCAATGTCGAGGACACACGCAACGGCGTCGCCGAATTTGTGGCCGACAAATATGGCGACAAAGTGATCATCGAGTTGAAATGGGGCCAGGGCGCCAAGGATATCGGCGGCGAGATCCAGGTCACCAGCCTCGACTACGCCGTTTTCCTGAAGGAGCGGGGATATGTCGTTGATCCGGATCCGACGATTCCCGAGGTGCAGGAGGCGTTCGAAAACGGATCCATCAAATCCTTCGCCCGCCATAGCCGCCTGGGCGGCACCAATTTGGCGTCCGTTCGCCAGGTCCGGGAGGATTTCATGAATAGTGTGGAATACCTGCGCGGCCTGGGTTTTACCCGCATCACGTTGAAGACCGGTTCCTACGGCATGGAGGAACTGGCCATGGCCATCAAGTTCGCCACCGACGCCGGCCTGGATCTTCTCACTATCGACGGTTCGGGCGGCGGCACGGGCATGAGCCCCTGGAACATGATGCAGAGCTGGGGGGTTCCGTCCATCACCCTGCATTCCAAAGCCTACGAGTATGCCAGCATTCTGGCGGCCAAGGGGCTCAAGGTCGTGGACATGTCCTTTGCCGGCGGATTCGCCCTGGAAGACAGCATCTTCAAGGGATTGGCCCTGGGCGCACCTTTTACTAAACTGATCTGTATGGGACGGGGCATCATGATTCCCGGTTTCGTGGGATCCAATATCGAAGGGGCTCTCTTCGAAGAGAGACGGGCAGAGGTCAACGGGCATTGGAACGAACTACCCAAAACGGTTCTGCAGGTGGGCTCTTCAGCCAAGGAGATTTTCTCCTGCTACTTCGATGTAGAAAAAATCGTCGGCAGGGATGAAATGAAAAACGTCCCATACGGGGCCATTGCCTTTTACACCCTGGCCGACAAACTTTACTGCGGCATGCAGCAGCTTCTGGCCGGTGCCCGTAAGTTTTCGGTCACCCAGCTCACCCGCGAGGACATATTTGCCGGAAACCGCGAAACGGCCAAGGAAACCGGTATTCGTCACATGGCCGACGCCAACGATGAAAGCGCCAAAAAGATTCTCAACTCCTGA
- a CDS encoding helix-turn-helix domain-containing protein, translating into MFKKKDRVSSGVNQLDQQLGGLFIGDNVIWYDDAGSLASTFSFSFIKESQKRNRPLIYITFDRSPKKLIEDLGPMAESQYLTILDCFTHGKGDGSEVFSKFYEKDGAHWPFQIVRVNDPDNPDVVSDSIYSLHATMKGDVRFVFESLTGMQDLWGGEDAILRFYSRACPRLYELETIAYWIMEKRAHSERVRASINQIAQVAIELSINRGKSALTIRKADKRKPDVLNSPLIYWNDGTDVVFEMESGKGGTIDIGGRVKEIRKRQAMPQKEMAALVGVTPSTISQIESGTIYPSIPALFKIAQVLQVPAAAFLKEQAGSADRVVFSGGTPIGLADFPKQDIIGYRLCPPDFETDADPYLIEIPAGKKLQAHFFIHKGEELGYVLSGSLELKIGNRVHRAGIGDVVYLTTTLPSYWKNTGNETARMLWVKIMK; encoded by the coding sequence ATGTTCAAAAAAAAGGACCGTGTTTCGTCCGGCGTCAACCAGCTTGACCAGCAACTGGGCGGGTTGTTCATTGGTGACAACGTGATCTGGTACGATGATGCCGGCAGCCTTGCATCGACATTCAGTTTCAGCTTCATCAAGGAGTCCCAAAAGCGCAACAGGCCCTTGATCTACATTACTTTCGACCGATCCCCGAAGAAGCTTATCGAGGACCTGGGGCCGATGGCGGAGAGCCAGTACCTGACTATCCTGGACTGCTTCACCCACGGAAAGGGGGACGGCAGCGAGGTGTTCAGTAAATTTTACGAAAAAGACGGCGCCCATTGGCCCTTCCAGATCGTGCGGGTTAACGACCCCGACAATCCGGATGTCGTTTCGGATTCCATTTATAGTCTTCACGCCACAATGAAGGGCGACGTCCGTTTTGTCTTCGAATCCCTCACCGGCATGCAGGATCTGTGGGGCGGCGAGGACGCCATCTTGCGGTTTTACTCCCGTGCCTGCCCGCGTCTTTATGAGCTTGAAACCATCGCCTACTGGATCATGGAAAAGAGAGCGCATTCGGAACGCGTGCGCGCCAGTATCAACCAGATCGCACAGGTAGCCATTGAACTGTCCATCAACCGGGGCAAGTCGGCCCTGACCATCCGCAAAGCGGATAAGCGCAAACCCGATGTCTTGAATTCACCGTTGATCTATTGGAACGACGGGACGGATGTGGTCTTCGAGATGGAATCCGGAAAAGGCGGAACCATCGACATCGGCGGGCGTGTAAAGGAAATCCGCAAGCGGCAGGCCATGCCCCAGAAAGAGATGGCCGCCCTGGTGGGGGTTACGCCCAGTACGATCTCCCAGATCGAAAGCGGCACCATCTACCCATCGATTCCGGCGCTTTTCAAAATAGCCCAGGTACTCCAGGTACCGGCAGCCGCCTTTTTGAAGGAGCAGGCCGGCTCCGCCGACCGCGTCGTTTTCTCGGGAGGAACACCGATCGGGTTGGCTGATTTTCCTAAGCAGGATATCATCGGTTACCGGCTTTGCCCACCTGATTTTGAAACCGACGCCGATCCCTACCTTATAGAAATACCGGCCGGCAAGAAGCTGCAGGCCCACTTTTTCATCCACAAAGGTGAAGAACTGGGTTACGTGCTGAGCGGCAGCCTGGAGCTGAAAATCGGCAACCGGGTTCACCGGGCCGGTATCGGAGATGTGGTGTACCTGACCACCACGCTTCCCTCGTATTGGAAAAACACCGGTAACGAGACCGCCCGGATGCTGTGGGTCAAAATCATGAAATGA
- a CDS encoding DUF4234 domain-containing protein, producing MNDAAVAVMPQTNIVQKPVGKTRNPWVVLILGIVTLGIYTIVWHYCVLEELRNWRGQGWSGIVFIIFALFFGIALIAVPWLIPAYIGRMYQEDGREKPITGLSGFWVLLPLIGGIIWLVKVQNHMNSFWESKR from the coding sequence ATGAACGATGCTGCAGTAGCAGTGATGCCCCAGACTAACATTGTCCAGAAACCCGTTGGCAAGACTCGTAATCCGTGGGTTGTTCTGATTCTTGGAATAGTTACCTTGGGAATATATACGATTGTCTGGCATTACTGTGTGCTCGAAGAGTTAAGAAACTGGCGGGGGCAAGGCTGGAGCGGAATTGTATTCATCATTTTTGCACTTTTCTTCGGAATTGCCTTAATCGCTGTTCCATGGCTCATACCGGCTTATATTGGAAGAATGTATCAAGAGGACGGGCGAGAAAAACCCATAACCGGGCTCTCAGGTTTCTGGGTTCTTCTTCCTTTGATCGGCGGAATCATTTGGCTTGTCAAAGTCCAGAACCACATGAATTCATTCTGGGAATCAAAAAGATAA